Proteins encoded by one window of Arachis hypogaea cultivar Tifrunner chromosome 1, arahy.Tifrunner.gnm2.J5K5, whole genome shotgun sequence:
- the LOC112791477 gene encoding BTB/POZ domain-containing protein At1g55760, whose product MSDSAYKVDTTSRLAQWRIDNLASCTYRKSDPFKIGKWNWHLSVEKNRVLFVKLYPEISNLTRDNPPIASFIIRVVSSVGDRKSLTHPEIRDKLIKSNEDFVWAIEVPLTGKFIIDVEFLDLKTASPNGEEPCSIWAAGFTQQRSNATALETLGKMLTEGIHTDITINASDGSIGAHRAVLAARSPVFRSMFSHDLKEKELSTVNIQDMSIEACQALLNYLYGIIKNDEFLMHRLALLHAADKYDISDLREACHESLLEDIDTKNVLERLQNASLYRLMKLKMSCIRYLVKFGKVFEIRDDFNCFMQNADRDLIAEVFHEVLDAWKGF is encoded by the exons ATGAGCGATTCTGCTTACAAGGTCGACACCACCTCCCGCCTTGCTCAATGGCGAATCGACAACTTGGCCTCTTGCACTTACCGCAAATCCGATCCTTTCAAGATCGGAAAATGGAACTG GCATTTGTCTGTGGAGAAGAACAGGGTTTTGTTTGTTAAATTGTATCCAGAAATTTCGAATCTAACACGAGATAACCCCCCGATTGCGTCCTTCATCATTAGGGTGGTTAGTTCTGTTGGAGATCGCAAGTCCCTCACTCATCCAG AGATAAGAGATAAGCTGATAAAGAGCAACGAGGACTTTGTTTGGGCAATTGAGGTTCCACTAACTGGGAAATTCATTATCGACGTTGAGTTCCTTGATTTGAAGACTGCATCCCCAAAC GGTGAGGAACCTTGTTCTATTTGGGCTGCCGGTTTTACTCAGCAAAGATCAAATGCGACGGCGCTTGAGACTCTGGGTAAAATGCTAACAGAAGGGATTCACACAGACATAACCATCAATGCTTCGGACGGAAGCATAGGAGCTCACAGGGCAGTTCTGGCTGCCCGGTCGCCTGTGTTTCGCAGCATGTTTTCGCACGATCTCAAGGAGAAAGAGCTGTCAACTGTCAACATCCAAGACATGTCGATTGAAGCTTGCCAGGCACTTCTAAATTATCTCTATGGGATCATTAAGAACGACGAGTTTTTGATGCATAGATTAGCCCTTCTACATGCTGCTGATAAATATGACATATCTGACTTGAGAGAGGCATGTCATGAGAGTCTTCTAGAAGACATTGACACGAAAAATGTCCTCGAGAGGCTCCAGAATGCGTCGCTGTATCGGCTGATGAAACTGAAGATGAGCTGTATTAGATATCTTGTGAAATTTGGTAAGGTATTCGAAATTCGCGATGATTTCAATTGCTTCATGCAAAATGCAGATAGGGATTTGATTGCTGAAGTCTTCCATGAAGTTCTTGATGCATGGAAAGGATTCTGA